A genomic window from Archaeoglobus profundus DSM 5631 includes:
- a CDS encoding methyltransferase RsmF C-terminal domain-like protein produces MKEKIANFLEKQFGISKEEFFSLNLEFEERGKRRVYAFKPCNLDLPTYHYGIYFGTLDDNGFRLSIEGCFLVGKFAKKNVLTVDDEKALAWMSGKDIECNLRGYVIVKWRKFFLGCGKANGKILRNFVPKNRRIAVSESSL; encoded by the coding sequence ATGAAAGAGAAAATAGCAAATTTTTTAGAGAAACAATTTGGCATATCTAAAGAAGAATTTTTTAGCTTAAACCTCGAGTTTGAAGAGAGAGGTAAGAGGAGAGTATACGCGTTTAAACCCTGTAACCTCGATCTTCCAACCTATCACTACGGCATATACTTTGGAACGCTCGACGACAATGGCTTTAGATTATCAATAGAGGGTTGCTTTTTGGTTGGTAAATTTGCTAAGAAGAACGTTCTTACAGTGGATGATGAGAAAGCCTTAGCTTGGATGAGCGGGAAGGATATAGAGTGCAATCTGAGAGGTTACGTAATAGTTAAGTGGAGGAAATTTTTTCTCGGCTGTGGGAAGGCAAACGGTAAGATTTTGAGGAATTTCGTTCCAAAAAATAGAAGGATAGCTGTTTCAGAATCTTCTCTCTAA
- a CDS encoding elongation factor 1-beta produces MGKVYMKLRVMPEDVDIDLEKIYEKIKEVAPENVEIKDYKIQPIAFGLKALLIVAVMPDEGEIGDQLVERIQNIDGVESVEVEATELL; encoded by the coding sequence ATGGGTAAGGTCTACATGAAGTTGAGAGTTATGCCAGAAGACGTAGACATCGACTTGGAAAAGATCTATGAGAAAATCAAAGAGGTAGCCCCTGAAAACGTGGAGATCAAGGATTACAAGATTCAGCCAATAGCATTCGGCTTGAAAGCACTCTTGATTGTGGCTGTAATGCCGGACGAGGGAGAGATAGGAGACCAGCTCGTCGAAAGAATTCAGAATATCGATGGAGTTGAAAGTGTAGAGGTTGAAGCAACTGAACTCTTATGA
- a CDS encoding zinc finger domain-containing protein, translated as MPTCVTCNSNLIGPTYVAFPCPVCGETIYRCKKCRKLANPYKCPNCGFEGP; from the coding sequence ATGCCGACTTGCGTAACATGTAACTCGAATTTGATCGGACCAACGTATGTAGCGTTCCCTTGCCCAGTTTGCGGTGAGACGATATACAGGTGTAAGAAGTGTAGGAAGTTGGCGAACCCGTACAAATGCCCCAACTGCGGGTTTGAGGGACCGTGA
- a CDS encoding toxin-antitoxin system TumE family protein has protein sequence MSEQLIRMLNFIKILNDEFSDIVTDVDLHSDRLKITLIDNSWIEIRYPIKHKFSFHWQRGNRIYRLDTAPHHKYLKTYPRHIHFETEDNVIEDFITKAGDEPEDDFRNFMKWVRKQLMR, from the coding sequence ATGAGTGAACAACTAATTAGGATGTTAAACTTTATAAAAATCTTAAACGATGAATTTTCGGACATCGTAACTGATGTTGATTTACATTCAGATAGGCTTAAGATTACGCTTATCGATAACTCGTGGATTGAGATAAGGTATCCCATAAAGCATAAGTTCTCATTTCATTGGCAGAGAGGTAACAGAATCTATCGACTCGATACAGCCCCACATCACAAATACCTAAAAACTTATCCGAGACACATTCACTTTGAAACGGAAGACAATGTAATTGAGGATTTCATAACCAAAGCGGGAGATGAACCCGAGGATGATTTTAGAAACTTCATGAAATGGGTTAGAAAGCAGTTGATGAGGTAG
- a CDS encoding PGF-pre-PGF domain-containing protein, translating into MKVVGIDFKGIRGHDWRIYYVKEVVECDTNGIPTTVDAILDNPNNYRFKLLNISTHYRAISLMFYSEKQSRALPVTIGYVSDHERTLRGFLEDADELSSKLEKSKFDRDAIDRILNVKRGIGVFRIKPNYWIDADCHIKAILLGADDFKAYMTLIDASELINVAIPKNAKVVLLEVDRIIKASPTTIYELKTSDLRGKHVVFECVGDGFNVSVKKSLEKVALYLDPEVAMAVKSNPIDTIVQAEVFWYPLIPELKELNKHSILAVGILGSDKVPKSAIEPSGDLGKVLKVYAYIPKNRDVVIIEDKKIVSYVNPSKVTGELKDRLDELKEEITNEIVQRITSKPKIVRILPVIEPGKPTTIRIGGIVDSIKLKVKSKVENVAVNVKKLQELPKNVPKLNFKVYAYLEINVNISANNIEEATISFKVDKSWLRENGLKARDIVLMKFLNGRWIQLETSVVGEDDHYVYYEAKTTSFSIYAIATKTTSPTTVSTTQTVAKTTTSEITPTQTETTTVVGITTAKVATTQKTPGFELGITLICIAIALYLRKL; encoded by the coding sequence TTGAAGGTTGTCGGAATTGATTTTAAGGGTATCAGAGGACACGATTGGAGAATCTACTACGTCAAAGAGGTTGTGGAGTGTGATACAAACGGAATTCCCACAACGGTAGATGCAATCTTGGACAATCCCAATAACTACAGGTTCAAACTTCTGAACATATCCACTCATTACAGAGCTATCAGTTTGATGTTCTACTCCGAAAAACAGTCGAGAGCCTTACCTGTAACGATCGGATACGTTTCGGATCACGAAAGAACTTTGAGAGGATTTTTGGAAGATGCGGACGAGTTGTCAAGTAAGCTTGAAAAGAGCAAATTTGACAGAGATGCAATTGATAGGATTTTGAACGTCAAAAGGGGAATAGGTGTTTTCAGAATAAAGCCGAACTACTGGATTGATGCGGATTGCCACATTAAAGCAATCCTTCTCGGTGCGGACGATTTCAAAGCTTACATGACTTTGATAGATGCCAGTGAACTAATTAACGTGGCAATTCCCAAGAACGCCAAAGTCGTTCTGTTGGAGGTCGATAGAATTATAAAGGCCAGTCCTACAACGATATACGAACTGAAAACGTCCGATTTGAGGGGTAAGCACGTCGTATTCGAATGTGTTGGAGATGGATTTAACGTGAGCGTAAAGAAATCACTCGAAAAGGTTGCGTTGTATCTTGATCCAGAGGTAGCAATGGCTGTGAAATCTAATCCGATTGATACAATAGTTCAAGCTGAAGTCTTCTGGTATCCTCTCATTCCAGAATTGAAGGAATTGAATAAGCATTCGATTTTGGCAGTCGGAATTTTAGGGAGCGATAAGGTTCCTAAAAGTGCCATTGAGCCATCAGGAGATTTGGGTAAAGTTTTGAAGGTTTACGCGTACATTCCCAAGAACAGAGATGTGGTAATCATCGAAGACAAGAAGATTGTAAGTTACGTTAACCCGTCAAAAGTTACTGGAGAGCTAAAGGATAGATTAGATGAACTTAAGGAAGAGATTACGAACGAGATCGTTCAAAGAATAACATCTAAGCCTAAAATAGTGAGAATACTACCTGTAATAGAGCCGGGAAAGCCTACAACTATTAGAATAGGAGGTATAGTAGATAGCATAAAGCTAAAAGTTAAGAGCAAGGTGGAAAACGTTGCTGTCAACGTTAAAAAGCTACAAGAATTACCCAAAAATGTCCCCAAGCTAAACTTTAAGGTTTATGCCTATCTTGAGATAAATGTTAACATTAGTGCGAATAACATCGAAGAAGCAACAATATCGTTTAAAGTTGATAAGAGTTGGTTAAGAGAAAACGGTTTGAAAGCGAGGGACATCGTCCTCATGAAGTTCCTAAACGGTAGATGGATTCAGCTTGAAACGAGTGTGGTTGGCGAAGATGATCACTATGTCTATTACGAGGCAAAAACTACATCCTTCTCCATCTACGCGATAGCGACCAAAACAACATCACCTACTACCGTGAGCACAACTCAAACGGTTGCAAAAACAACTACTTCAGAGATTACGCCAACCCAAACCGAAACTACAACGGTTGTAGGAATTACGACTGCAAAGGTTGCAACAACTCAAAAAACTCCGGGATTCGAGTTGGGAATTACTTTGATCTGTATTGCAATAGCCCTATATCTTAGAAAGCTCTAA
- the pyrH gene encoding UMP kinase, with protein MKIVLSLGGSVFGMNADRIRRFANVIEDIAKEHKMFVVVGGGKTAREYIGIARELGADNTLCDYIGIGVTRLNAMLLISALKSAPRKIPEDFIQAYELSLNHNVIVMGGTFPGHTTDATSALLAEFVNADLLLNATSVDGVYSEDPKVNPNAKRFDRIKVCDLIEIVAKQEAKAGGSFVLDLLALKIIQRSKIKTIVFLGEPENIPKVVKGDFEGIGTLIEPEMRT; from the coding sequence ATGAAGATCGTTCTGTCTTTAGGAGGATCAGTCTTTGGTATGAACGCCGATAGGATAAGGAGATTTGCGAATGTAATAGAGGACATTGCAAAAGAGCATAAGATGTTCGTTGTAGTTGGAGGAGGAAAGACTGCAAGGGAATACATAGGTATCGCGAGAGAGTTAGGTGCGGACAACACCCTTTGCGACTATATCGGAATAGGTGTTACGAGGCTAAATGCCATGTTACTGATCTCAGCTTTGAAATCTGCACCAAGGAAAATCCCCGAAGATTTCATTCAAGCCTACGAACTATCTCTAAATCATAACGTTATAGTTATGGGTGGAACATTCCCGGGACACACTACAGACGCCACATCTGCCTTGCTTGCAGAATTTGTCAATGCTGATCTGCTTTTAAACGCTACCTCCGTTGATGGAGTTTATTCAGAGGATCCGAAAGTTAATCCGAACGCTAAGAGGTTCGATAGGATTAAGGTTTGCGATTTAATAGAAATCGTGGCCAAGCAAGAAGCTAAGGCAGGAGGTAGCTTCGTTCTCGACCTCCTAGCTCTGAAGATCATTCAGAGAAGCAAGATCAAAACCATCGTGTTTTTGGGTGAGCCGGAGAACATACCTAAAGTCGTTAAAGGCGATTTTGAGGGTATCGGAACTCTTATAGAACCTGAAATGAGAACTTGA
- a CDS encoding RlmE family RNA methyltransferase produces the protein MRDRRDYYYWQAKKLGYRSRASFKLIQMNRTFKLIKEGDWVLDLGASPGGWSQVAVELGAKVVAVDINPMEPIEGVHFIRGDITREETLEEIKSVRRYYDVVLSDASPKISGKWTIDHLLSIDLARSAFKIAREVLKDGGNFVVKVFQGEEIQNLFNEFKRFFRFKKFHSPKASRKQSAEIYFVGKGFKRFKAQRNIQQSRV, from the coding sequence ATGAGAGATAGGAGGGATTACTACTACTGGCAGGCTAAAAAGCTTGGATACAGGAGTAGGGCATCCTTTAAGCTCATACAGATGAATAGAACATTCAAGCTCATAAAGGAAGGAGACTGGGTACTGGATTTGGGAGCTTCACCGGGAGGATGGAGTCAAGTAGCTGTTGAATTGGGTGCGAAGGTTGTAGCTGTTGATATAAACCCTATGGAACCCATTGAGGGTGTTCACTTCATAAGAGGGGATATAACAAGGGAAGAGACTTTAGAGGAGATAAAATCCGTTAGGAGGTACTACGATGTTGTTTTGAGCGATGCTTCACCGAAGATAAGCGGTAAGTGGACGATAGATCACCTCCTTTCCATAGATTTGGCAAGATCAGCTTTCAAGATAGCAAGAGAGGTTCTAAAGGACGGTGGGAACTTCGTAGTTAAGGTTTTTCAGGGTGAGGAGATTCAAAACCTTTTTAACGAGTTCAAGCGTTTCTTCAGATTCAAGAAGTTCCACTCTCCTAAAGCGTCCCGTAAACAGAGTGCTGAAATATACTTCGTCGGTAAGGGCTTTAAGAGGTTTAAAGCTCAAAGGAACATCCAGCAAAGCAGGGTTTAG
- a CDS encoding MBL fold metallo-hydrolase produces MKITVVYDNEAKSPFIADWGFSCLIESRIRVLFDTGASPEILSHNLSLIGVDDFDYVVLSHEHYDHVGGLSAVIEKTSYVLALKTFSRRLKGFISSKAELIEVVEPIEFENFVTTGSLGRIVKEQSLVVKTSKGNFVITGCSHPGLDKILRKAEEFGDVFGVMGGFHGFSKLEILQSYDLVIPCHCTAYKREILKMRNAKPCFAGCSFEL; encoded by the coding sequence ATGAAAATCACGGTAGTTTACGACAACGAGGCAAAAAGTCCGTTCATAGCAGATTGGGGTTTTTCCTGTCTAATCGAATCTCGCATCAGAGTTTTATTCGACACCGGTGCAAGTCCAGAGATCCTATCACACAACCTGTCGTTAATCGGGGTTGATGACTTCGATTACGTCGTCCTTTCTCACGAGCACTACGACCACGTAGGGGGTTTAAGTGCGGTAATTGAAAAGACCTCTTACGTTTTAGCCCTAAAAACTTTCTCAAGAAGGTTAAAGGGGTTCATAAGTTCTAAAGCGGAGCTCATCGAGGTTGTAGAGCCCATAGAGTTCGAAAACTTCGTTACCACTGGATCGCTTGGGAGGATTGTAAAGGAGCAGTCTCTCGTAGTTAAGACTTCGAAAGGTAATTTTGTGATTACGGGCTGTTCTCATCCCGGTCTCGACAAGATTTTGAGAAAGGCTGAGGAGTTTGGAGATGTTTTCGGTGTTATGGGCGGATTTCACGGCTTTAGCAAACTTGAAATCCTCCAAAGTTACGATCTCGTAATCCCCTGCCACTGCACAGCTTATAAGAGGGAAATTCTAAAGATGAGGAACGCTAAACCCTGCTTTGCTGGATGTTCCTTTGAGCTTTAA
- a CDS encoding 50S ribosomal protein L40e — translation MARFPEAEARLFNVKICMRCNARNPMRATRCRKCGYKGLRPKSKERKGKRK, via the coding sequence ATGGCAAGGTTTCCAGAGGCGGAAGCGAGACTCTTCAATGTCAAGATATGCATGAGATGCAACGCGAGAAACCCCATGAGAGCTACAAGATGCAGAAAGTGCGGTTACAAGGGATTGAGACCGAAATCTAAGGAGAGGAAGGGTAAGAGGAAGTGA
- a CDS encoding ABC transporter ATP-binding protein, protein MLKVEGLVKTYGDFTALKGVSFRVRRGEILGLIGENGAGKSTTIRILVGLITPTSGVVEYDGVDFFSNLDELKRRIGYVPEVDALYDDMTAEEYLKFFASLYGVKFKREIMDKLGIPNKAIGEMSKGMKRKVSVARSLIHNPDYLIYDEPFSGLDPMVSLTLADFLKSLKNKAILFSAHNLYYVEYLCDRVVIMKSGEVIYEGDVEEIRGLKTYVIKTEKGVVRTNDVSELVDVLRNEKVLSIDVEVKRLEDLYFELMRK, encoded by the coding sequence GTGCTCAAAGTTGAGGGACTAGTAAAGACTTACGGAGACTTTACAGCTTTGAAAGGTGTGAGTTTCAGAGTTAGGCGAGGGGAAATACTCGGCTTGATAGGAGAGAACGGAGCTGGGAAGAGTACTACGATAAGGATACTCGTAGGTCTAATAACTCCTACTTCTGGAGTGGTTGAGTACGATGGCGTCGACTTCTTTTCGAATTTGGATGAATTAAAGCGTAGGATAGGATATGTTCCCGAAGTTGATGCCCTCTACGATGACATGACAGCTGAGGAATATCTCAAATTCTTTGCAAGCCTCTACGGTGTAAAATTTAAGAGAGAGATAATGGACAAGCTTGGAATCCCGAATAAAGCGATAGGGGAAATGTCCAAGGGAATGAAGAGAAAAGTGTCTGTAGCTCGTTCGCTCATCCACAATCCAGATTACTTGATATACGATGAACCTTTCAGTGGCCTAGACCCAATGGTGTCTCTAACGCTCGCAGACTTCCTGAAAAGTTTAAAGAATAAGGCCATTCTGTTTTCCGCCCACAACCTTTACTACGTCGAATACCTTTGCGATAGGGTTGTAATAATGAAATCGGGAGAAGTTATCTACGAGGGGGACGTTGAGGAGATAAGGGGCTTGAAGACTTACGTGATTAAGACTGAGAAAGGAGTCGTTAGGACTAACGATGTTAGCGAACTTGTCGATGTGCTGAGAAATGAAAAAGTTCTGAGTATAGATGTGGAGGTAAAGAGGCTCGAAGATCTATACTTCGAATTAATGAGAAAATGA
- a CDS encoding ABC transporter permease family protein codes for MLKIAKLEMRLKKGSKKVSSIAIASLILTLMLMYQIASSGVRLDEGIYSSNLEIGHRSFTVSENPDILIEHGKVYLRGDLKSLSAFDEFRKYLREEYNKWIYEKYGEKAFPVLVNLHEIPTEVKIAIKSIERPEKVVTPKEKEVGTPKPVTTVEERTTVGESETQEVVPTFKEFKTEVRYTIPENLQPPILLEKFVYAFLLVMPFYFVAQIFSSSFMEDKVKRRFDVILTVVSAREFLLGKMIPYVTLGSAISIAIAIIFGKALIMVLLISILILMLSIDSFLVFLSRSYKEMSFISVVVTLVVTAYLFIPAVFSFIPMSKLSPVTLLVESIEGGETDLRYVLLSVSHLALMSFILINLTSNSFEFMYTRGLIEKVVELTAKLTDRYYKVFTFVLVSIPFVLLTELFTIAITFPLRDYIFPVLIVLALVEEFFKGLFIYSASMNKLNPYVSAILSASGFFVGEKLILIPLIPANVLSLLLLPLLAHIVSSLIFVITMKWGFRVGLAVSSILHSTYNGLMVWMLLI; via the coding sequence ATGCTAAAGATTGCAAAGCTCGAAATGAGGCTTAAGAAGGGATCAAAGAAAGTATCCTCAATCGCAATAGCTTCCCTCATTCTGACCTTAATGCTAATGTATCAGATAGCTTCAAGTGGAGTGAGGCTGGATGAGGGAATTTACTCATCAAACTTGGAGATAGGACACAGATCGTTCACAGTCTCAGAAAACCCAGACATACTGATCGAACACGGTAAGGTGTACTTAAGAGGAGACTTGAAAAGTTTATCAGCCTTTGATGAGTTTAGAAAATATCTAAGAGAGGAGTACAACAAGTGGATTTACGAAAAGTACGGTGAGAAGGCTTTTCCAGTGCTCGTAAATCTGCATGAGATTCCAACTGAGGTAAAGATTGCTATCAAGTCAATAGAAAGACCTGAGAAAGTTGTAACTCCTAAAGAAAAAGAAGTTGGAACTCCAAAGCCCGTAACAACCGTTGAGGAAAGAACGACAGTTGGAGAAAGTGAAACACAAGAAGTTGTGCCGACCTTTAAAGAGTTCAAAACCGAAGTAAGGTACACTATCCCTGAAAACCTGCAACCGCCGATACTTCTCGAAAAGTTTGTCTACGCATTTCTATTAGTGATGCCATTCTACTTCGTAGCACAGATATTTTCATCCTCATTCATGGAGGACAAAGTCAAAAGGAGGTTTGATGTTATTCTTACAGTCGTTTCAGCTAGAGAATTTTTGCTTGGGAAGATGATACCCTACGTAACCTTAGGATCGGCTATCTCGATCGCAATTGCTATAATCTTCGGTAAAGCTCTGATAATGGTTTTATTAATTTCAATCTTAATATTGATGTTATCGATAGATTCTTTCCTAGTTTTTCTTTCTAGGAGTTACAAGGAGATGTCGTTCATATCAGTTGTCGTTACTCTTGTTGTAACCGCTTACCTGTTCATTCCAGCCGTTTTCAGCTTCATACCCATGAGTAAACTTTCACCAGTAACACTCTTGGTCGAATCCATTGAAGGTGGTGAAACTGACCTAAGATATGTGCTCTTGTCTGTATCTCACCTAGCTTTAATGTCCTTCATTCTGATCAATCTTACATCAAACTCTTTCGAGTTCATGTACACACGTGGGTTAATTGAGAAGGTTGTTGAGCTAACGGCAAAGTTGACTGATAGATACTACAAGGTCTTTACGTTTGTGTTAGTCTCAATCCCTTTCGTCTTGTTGACAGAGTTATTTACCATAGCGATAACTTTTCCCTTAAGGGACTACATATTTCCAGTTCTGATAGTTTTAGCTCTTGTTGAGGAGTTCTTTAAGGGTTTATTCATCTACTCGGCAAGTATGAACAAGCTGAATCCTTACGTGTCCGCAATACTATCCGCTTCGGGGTTCTTTGTCGGAGAAAAATTGATACTAATTCCCCTTATACCCGCAAACGTCCTAAGCCTACTGCTATTACCACTTCTTGCACACATAGTTTCTTCATTGATCTTTGTTATAACCATGAAATGGGGGTTTAGAGTTGGTTTGGCAGTCTCGTCAATCCTACACTCAACATACAACGGGTTGATGGTATGGATGCTCTTAATATAG
- a CDS encoding ABC transporter permease family protein yields the protein MDALNIAKKDLRALAKERTVLVAVLLLISLSSLSQIVAMGLTILYSPSSSANIKIGLVGSAPIFERIAHPVKFDSLEEALASLKVGEVDAIIVLNESLKEINYVDVYIPKEDVKAVKVIPALRKILMDYQDTLRAYRGIPILKVGTYDLSGKPVDVPEGISIQFRFMYTALIPLIVVLTSIILGVYIIDILYEELGCLEVLLCCVRLRDVILAKILAVTFVSAALTATWLLGLIANGVSINVPLTVISSYITYILSVSVAMIVFRFSRNREEAQLIYSLIFIPLILSLLTFSPSPLSLIVKSSLSIFDLAIVAFLAIDLILITLAIKLAEFAMSKNL from the coding sequence ATGGATGCTCTTAATATAGCCAAGAAGGATTTGAGAGCCTTAGCGAAGGAAAGGACCGTGTTAGTTGCCGTGCTCTTACTCATATCACTCTCATCACTTTCCCAAATCGTTGCAATGGGATTAACTATTTTGTACAGTCCAAGCTCCAGCGCCAATATTAAGATTGGTTTGGTTGGTAGTGCTCCTATTTTTGAACGGATTGCACACCCCGTTAAGTTTGATAGCTTGGAAGAGGCACTTGCAAGCTTAAAAGTTGGTGAAGTTGATGCGATTATAGTTTTGAATGAAAGTCTGAAAGAGATAAACTATGTTGACGTTTACATCCCAAAAGAAGATGTTAAAGCTGTAAAGGTAATTCCAGCCTTAAGAAAGATCCTTATGGATTATCAAGACACTTTGAGAGCCTATAGAGGAATACCGATTTTGAAGGTTGGAACGTACGATTTGAGCGGTAAACCTGTAGATGTTCCGGAGGGAATTTCTATCCAGTTCAGATTCATGTACACGGCGTTAATTCCGCTGATAGTCGTCTTAACTTCAATAATACTAGGCGTGTACATCATAGACATACTCTACGAAGAGCTCGGATGTTTGGAGGTCTTGCTCTGCTGTGTTCGATTAAGGGATGTTATACTTGCAAAGATTTTAGCAGTAACATTCGTTTCAGCAGCTCTAACTGCTACGTGGTTACTGGGATTGATTGCGAATGGTGTGAGTATTAATGTACCTCTGACTGTAATTTCGTCCTACATTACTTACATCCTTTCGGTTTCAGTAGCCATGATAGTTTTCAGATTTTCGAGAAATAGAGAGGAAGCTCAACTCATATACTCATTAATCTTCATACCCCTGATATTATCTCTCCTGACGTTCAGTCCATCTCCCTTGAGCTTAATCGTTAAATCATCTCTCTCCATTTTTGATCTTGCCATCGTAGCATTCTTAGCAATTGATCTTATCTTGATAACCCTAGCTATAAAGTTAGCTGAATTTGCAATGAGTAAAAATTTATAG